A window of Rufibacter sp. LB8 contains these coding sequences:
- a CDS encoding sensor histidine kinase → MHDVELIILVGTGLLLLLAVFIAFMTMSYQSRRLEQQQQLKDLEESYQKEILNAQLEMQEQTFLAISQEIHDNVGQILSLARLNMSLMEAKVLPEARQKLTDSKELIDQAIEDLRSLSKRLNSNYASQQSISALLAFQLLLMERTGVLQTSLKISGEEVGIEPDKKLIIFRIVQESLNNVLRHATASRVDVQLFFSKDRMTLKVTDDGIGFTAVEKSGGGALSPGTGTYNMQYRAKLIGATLELVGKPANGTDVILQLPLT, encoded by the coding sequence ATGCATGACGTAGAGTTGATCATCCTGGTGGGGACAGGCTTGCTACTTCTGCTGGCGGTCTTCATCGCGTTCATGACCATGAGCTACCAGAGCCGGCGGCTGGAGCAGCAGCAGCAGCTCAAGGATTTGGAGGAGAGCTACCAGAAGGAGATACTGAACGCCCAGCTGGAGATGCAGGAACAGACGTTCCTGGCCATCTCCCAGGAAATCCATGACAACGTCGGACAGATCCTTTCCCTGGCCCGCCTGAACATGAGCCTCATGGAGGCAAAAGTCCTGCCGGAGGCGAGGCAGAAGCTGACCGACAGCAAAGAGCTGATCGACCAGGCCATCGAGGACCTCCGCAGTCTCTCCAAAAGGCTAAACAGCAATTATGCCTCCCAGCAGAGCATCTCCGCCCTTCTGGCGTTCCAGCTTCTGCTGATGGAAAGGACCGGCGTGCTCCAAACCTCCCTGAAAATCTCCGGGGAGGAGGTAGGGATAGAACCGGACAAGAAGCTGATTATCTTCAGGATCGTCCAAGAATCATTGAACAATGTGCTGCGGCATGCGACGGCAAGCCGCGTGGATGTCCAGTTGTTTTTCTCGAAAGACAGGATGACCTTGAAAGTCACAGACGACGGCATTGGGTTCACGGCGGTCGAAAAGTCAGGGGGGGGCGCCCTTTCCCCGGGCACGGGAACCTACAACATGCAATACAGGGCGAAGCTGATCGGGGCCACGCTCGAGCTCGTGGGGAAACCGGCCAACGGCACGGATGTCATTTTACAGTTACCGCTTACTTAA
- a CDS encoding T9SS type A sorting domain-containing protein translates to MKLISIFSSVLMGLRIIRIHSYDFAPRGHAAGNSAEPAGGSVSEKEAKSEAQLRAWQQRDQVQQKQIGFIAQELEKVLPELVAKDAEGYLSINYIGLIPVLVEALKEQQTQIEALRTALSGQKGTGSGTPDITSGSSAQDLLAQDQSAGSLGQNIPNPFSQTTTVQYFLPLETKNALLYIFDMQGGLKKTMPLSGRGEGSVTIYGSELSAGMYIYSLYADGKEVDTKRMILTK, encoded by the coding sequence TTGAAATTAATTTCAATATTTTCCAGCGTATTAATGGGTCTGAGGATTATCAGGATACACAGCTATGACTTCGCTCCGAGGGGACACGCCGCAGGGAACTCAGCTGAACCAGCCGGAGGCTCTGTCAGTGAGAAGGAAGCCAAATCAGAGGCTCAGCTGCGTGCATGGCAACAAAGGGACCAGGTACAGCAAAAGCAGATTGGTTTCATCGCCCAGGAGTTGGAGAAAGTATTGCCGGAACTAGTGGCGAAAGACGCCGAGGGCTATCTAAGTATCAATTACATTGGCCTCATCCCCGTGTTGGTGGAGGCGTTGAAAGAGCAGCAGACGCAGATTGAGGCGCTGCGAACGGCACTCAGCGGACAGAAGGGCACCGGCAGCGGCACACCGGACATCACCAGCGGTAGTTCCGCCCAGGACCTCTTGGCCCAAGACCAATCCGCGGGCTCCCTTGGGCAGAATATCCCCAACCCCTTTTCCCAGACCACCACCGTTCAATACTTCCTGCCCCTGGAGACGAAGAATGCCTTGCTCTATATTTTCGATATGCAGGGCGGCCTTAAGAAGACCATGCCGCTTTCCGGTCGGGGCGAGGGCAGCGTCACCATCTATGGTTCAGAGTTAAGTGCCGGCATGTATATCTACAGCCTCTATGCGGACGGGAAAGAGGTGGACACCAAACGGATGATCCTGACCAAATAA
- the mobC gene encoding conjugal transfer protein MobC: MQTGENLQGLRNVSDFTRFVSICVVLLHFYLSSHDAFRHWGLTSVEVDHILTPFSQTGLFTSRLKPKLMALLLLCVSLLGVKGKKEEKIRGSTVLLYLLSGILFYFGSHLLPLPHSEIATLLYLVGSAAGYLLLLAGGTLLSRLISINLQGDIFNMANETFPQEERLLENEFSVNLPAKYRLQDRVRSSWINIINPFRALLVLGTPGAGKSYFVIRHVITQHLRKGFSMFLYDFKFDDLSLIAYNTLLRNIGSFQKKPSFYVINFDDLSRTHRCNPLAPDGMEDITDATEASRTIMLGLNREWIKKQGDFFVESPINFLTAVIWFLRRYRDGRFCTLPHVIELMQVEYDHLFPVLRTQKEIEALINPFISAYLNKAREQLEGQIASAKISLARLVSPQLYYVLSGNDFTLDINNPVAPKVVCMGNNPQKLQVYGAVLSLYVSRVVKLVNRKGQLKSSLVFDEFPTIYFNGIDSLIATARSNKVATTLGVQDISQLRKDYGREQAEVIMNTVGNIISGQVTGDTAKLLSERLGKILQERKSVSVNSSDTSFSKSTQLDFAVPASKVSALSSGEFVGMVADNPDTKINLKAFHCEIQNNHEALKREEASYSPLPAIRDISQEEVLSTYDMIREDIRTLVQEELQKLQASSEKIPAEGQPKKKDAESPGQPLSF, encoded by the coding sequence ATGCAAACCGGGGAGAATTTACAGGGGCTAAGGAATGTATCCGACTTCACCAGATTCGTCAGCATCTGTGTGGTCCTCCTACATTTCTACCTTTCCAGCCATGATGCATTCAGGCACTGGGGGTTGACGTCAGTGGAAGTAGACCATATCCTTACCCCTTTCTCCCAAACCGGCTTGTTCACCTCCCGCTTGAAGCCAAAACTGATGGCTCTTCTCCTGCTATGTGTATCTCTCTTAGGGGTGAAGGGGAAGAAAGAGGAAAAAATCAGAGGTTCCACCGTCCTCCTGTATCTTCTTTCCGGGATACTCTTCTATTTTGGGAGTCACCTCCTACCACTGCCCCATTCCGAGATAGCCACCCTCCTGTACCTGGTCGGTTCTGCGGCAGGGTACCTGCTGTTGCTGGCAGGGGGAACCCTCCTTTCCCGGCTCATTTCCATCAACCTCCAAGGTGATATCTTCAATATGGCCAACGAGACGTTCCCCCAAGAGGAAAGGCTGCTGGAAAATGAATTCTCGGTCAATCTCCCGGCTAAGTACCGGTTGCAGGACAGAGTGCGGTCAAGCTGGATCAATATCATCAACCCGTTCCGGGCGCTCCTTGTATTAGGGACGCCTGGGGCCGGCAAATCGTATTTTGTGATCAGACATGTCATCACCCAGCACCTGCGCAAGGGATTCTCCATGTTCCTGTATGATTTCAAGTTCGATGACCTCTCCCTTATCGCCTATAACACATTATTAAGGAACATAGGGAGCTTTCAAAAGAAGCCCTCCTTCTACGTCATCAACTTTGACGACCTATCCAGAACGCACCGGTGCAATCCCCTGGCACCTGACGGCATGGAGGACATCACCGATGCCACGGAGGCGTCCCGCACCATCATGCTAGGCCTGAACAGGGAGTGGATCAAGAAACAGGGGGATTTCTTCGTGGAGTCCCCGATCAACTTCCTCACGGCCGTGATCTGGTTTCTCCGACGGTACCGGGACGGGCGCTTCTGCACCCTGCCGCACGTGATTGAGCTGATGCAGGTGGAATATGACCACCTCTTCCCGGTCCTTCGGACACAGAAAGAAATAGAGGCTCTGATCAATCCTTTCATCTCCGCCTATCTTAACAAAGCCCGGGAGCAGCTGGAGGGCCAGATTGCCAGCGCAAAGATAAGCCTTGCCCGCTTGGTATCCCCGCAATTATACTACGTATTGTCTGGCAATGACTTCACCCTGGACATCAACAATCCCGTAGCACCTAAAGTTGTCTGCATGGGGAACAACCCTCAGAAACTGCAGGTGTATGGGGCGGTGCTGTCCCTGTACGTCTCCCGGGTGGTGAAACTGGTGAACAGGAAAGGACAACTCAAGAGCAGTTTGGTGTTCGATGAGTTCCCCACCATCTACTTCAATGGCATAGATAGTTTGATCGCCACCGCCCGGTCCAACAAGGTGGCCACCACTCTGGGTGTACAGGACATCAGCCAGCTGAGGAAGGACTACGGGCGGGAACAGGCGGAGGTAATCATGAACACGGTGGGAAACATCATCAGTGGCCAAGTGACGGGCGACACGGCCAAACTGCTGTCTGAGCGACTGGGGAAGATCCTTCAGGAACGCAAAAGTGTCAGTGTCAACAGTTCTGACACCTCGTTCAGCAAATCCACCCAGCTGGATTTTGCAGTACCGGCCTCCAAAGTGTCTGCCCTCTCCTCCGGCGAATTCGTGGGAATGGTGGCGGACAACCCAGATACGAAAATCAATTTGAAAGCTTTCCATTGTGAGATCCAGAACAACCATGAGGCCCTGAAGCGGGAGGAAGCCAGCTACTCCCCCCTGCCTGCCATCAGGGATATATCCCAAGAGGAAGTGCTGAGCACCTATGACATGATCAGGGAGGATATCAGAACCTTGGTACAGGAAGAACTCCAGAAGCTGCAAGCCAGCTCAGAGAAAATACCTGCCGAGGGTCAACCCAAGAAAAAAGACGCGGAGAGCCCTGGTCAACCGTTATCTTTCTGA
- a CDS encoding relaxase/mobilization nuclease domain-containing protein: MAQGKAQLILASRFGAEVGSLGFPQKLRRFEYLTLLNARVKTNALHLMLNFAPTEKPSLGLMQQVASSYMEKIGFGEQPYLVYRHFDAAHAHLHIVTTNIRANGSRIDLHNIGSTLSEKARQEIEWEFKLERAAGKSQSQEFRELQPVEYGKEPTRQALSNIVTFVTTHYAFTSLAELNAVLGLYRVTADPGSEGSEMRKKKGLVYAILDEKGTRVGVPFKASALPGKPTLSLLEKRMDRNKAKRQPFKESLATAITGAVAFGVSKKAFAHRLETLGIGTVFRENKQGITYGVTYIDHRHKTVFNGSSLGKAFSAYSLMKRFKTTEETQITDVAPSIGLQTDQQTVKSARPPHQTESGNRLLERLFTSPVDSQSPLLGKKKGKKRKRRFGL; encoded by the coding sequence GTGGCACAGGGGAAAGCCCAATTGATCTTGGCCTCCCGCTTCGGTGCGGAGGTAGGTTCATTGGGCTTTCCCCAAAAGCTACGGCGTTTTGAGTACTTGACCCTGCTCAATGCCCGCGTCAAAACGAATGCCCTCCACCTGATGTTGAACTTCGCCCCCACGGAGAAACCCAGCCTGGGGCTGATGCAGCAGGTAGCCTCCTCGTATATGGAGAAGATCGGATTCGGGGAACAGCCCTATCTGGTATACCGGCACTTTGACGCTGCCCACGCCCACCTCCATATCGTGACCACGAATATCCGGGCAAACGGTTCCCGCATAGACCTCCATAACATCGGCAGCACCCTGTCAGAGAAAGCCCGCCAGGAAATAGAGTGGGAGTTCAAACTGGAGAGGGCGGCAGGAAAAAGCCAAAGCCAGGAATTCAGAGAACTGCAGCCGGTAGAGTACGGCAAAGAGCCAACCAGACAGGCCCTCTCCAACATCGTCACTTTCGTGACAACACACTATGCCTTTACCTCCCTGGCTGAATTGAACGCTGTACTCGGCCTGTACCGTGTGACGGCAGACCCCGGTTCGGAAGGCTCCGAAATGCGAAAAAAGAAAGGGTTGGTGTATGCCATATTGGACGAAAAAGGTACCCGGGTAGGCGTCCCCTTCAAGGCAAGCGCCCTGCCTGGCAAACCCACGCTATCCCTTCTGGAAAAGAGGATGGACCGCAACAAGGCCAAAAGACAGCCATTCAAAGAAAGCCTGGCGACCGCCATCACCGGCGCGGTGGCCTTTGGGGTATCCAAAAAAGCATTCGCCCACCGGTTGGAGACCCTTGGCATTGGCACGGTGTTCAGGGAGAATAAGCAGGGCATCACCTATGGTGTCACTTATATTGACCACCGGCACAAGACCGTTTTCAACGGAAGCTCCTTGGGAAAGGCCTTCAGCGCATACTCCCTCATGAAACGATTCAAGACTACCGAGGAAACGCAAATAACGGATGTAGCTCCTTCCATTGGCTTACAGACCGATCAGCAGACAGTGAAATCTGCACGACCTCCTCATCAGACAGAAAGCGGCAACAGGCTCCTGGAGCGCCTCTTTACATCACCCGTTGACAGCCAATCCCCTCTTCTGGGCAAGAAGAAAGGAAAAAAAAGGAAAAGGAGATTCGGGCTGTAA
- the mobC gene encoding plasmid mobilization relaxosome protein MobC, whose protein sequence is MARRKEKNQELLLKYPIRTRVTEAAFQKLEKIRKGSNCHSIGEVARRILSQEKILMLHRDISLSGPMEELASIRKELRAIGVNINQLTRKHHGSKLDTQQSFYALKIAGQYQQVEEKVNRLLSIVGQLAEKWLRES, encoded by the coding sequence ATGGCTAGAAGAAAAGAAAAGAATCAGGAACTTCTGTTGAAGTATCCTATTCGCACCAGGGTGACCGAGGCAGCCTTCCAGAAATTGGAGAAGATACGGAAGGGAAGCAATTGCCACTCCATCGGAGAGGTGGCGCGCAGGATACTTTCCCAAGAGAAAATTCTGATGCTGCATCGGGACATCTCGCTCTCCGGACCCATGGAGGAACTGGCGTCAATAAGAAAGGAGTTGAGAGCGATTGGGGTCAATATCAACCAATTGACCCGCAAGCACCACGGGAGTAAGCTAGACACCCAGCAATCGTTTTATGCCTTAAAGATAGCGGGGCAATACCAACAGGTGGAAGAGAAGGTCAACCGCCTGCTTTCAATAGTGGGCCAGTTGGCGGAGAAATGGTTGCGCGAATCATAA
- a CDS encoding T9SS type A sorting domain-containing protein, which produces MKRHTTIIALLLLAALEGFGQLTECGFNQVSYNGVSVTTPMGTSISAGTASCELSPGEKTALANMATATYPNAFVIGEATNTYNCHAYAWHMSEGGSTVWIGVANSSAENAYMTDGSYIPWCAETFPSKVSYTADDHSAVSAGQTNILISKWGNGPLMQHHRDDTPYNDGYAYYIKDPKVSGPSELCAPAQYSIPDLPQGLTVTWSATGGISVPANATGGFVTVSKTGNGTAGTLTATITGPCQTLVRTKQVQVGFPSSPGVALSGPASFCGGSQAYSVTNVPYGNTVTWSVSGNLSISGANGGTSVTVTTSGSGPSGTLTANVGGCLVLSKYISPPTPAAPEIYAESEVYAYTYRIYVSAEEMPGATSYNWYWAPGPPDVVMYGNGTKDMRYYTATPGSYYLYVEVPTSCGTAYSNLFAVQVLGDQEWGYSVHPNPSDERLTVQTPAPNEDWVTVEVYNLYGQLKKKVRAKGPAIEVITADLPPDLYVLSINDGRKTVKRRIAVRR; this is translated from the coding sequence ATGAAAAGACATACCACCATCATCGCCCTGCTGTTACTGGCAGCGCTGGAGGGCTTCGGCCAGCTGACAGAGTGCGGCTTCAACCAGGTCTCCTACAACGGAGTCTCGGTCACCACCCCCATGGGGACATCCATCTCGGCGGGCACGGCCTCCTGCGAGCTCTCGCCCGGTGAGAAAACGGCCCTGGCCAACATGGCCACCGCCACCTACCCTAACGCCTTCGTCATCGGGGAGGCCACCAACACCTACAACTGCCATGCATATGCCTGGCACATGTCCGAGGGTGGCTCGACGGTCTGGATCGGGGTGGCCAACAGTAGTGCTGAAAACGCCTATATGACGGACGGTAGTTACATCCCATGGTGCGCCGAGACGTTCCCCTCGAAGGTATCCTACACCGCAGACGATCATTCCGCCGTATCGGCGGGGCAGACGAATATACTCATCTCTAAGTGGGGCAACGGCCCCTTGATGCAGCACCACCGGGACGACACTCCTTACAATGACGGGTACGCCTACTATATAAAGGACCCCAAGGTGTCAGGCCCTTCCGAGTTGTGTGCGCCCGCTCAATATTCCATCCCCGACCTCCCGCAGGGGCTCACCGTCACCTGGTCGGCCACAGGCGGCATCTCGGTGCCGGCCAACGCCACCGGCGGGTTCGTCACGGTCTCCAAAACGGGCAACGGCACCGCCGGCACCCTGACCGCCACCATCACCGGCCCCTGCCAGACCCTGGTGCGCACCAAGCAGGTGCAGGTGGGTTTCCCTTCCTCGCCGGGCGTCGCCCTCTCCGGGCCCGCCAGTTTCTGTGGCGGGAGCCAGGCGTACTCGGTCACCAACGTGCCCTACGGCAACACTGTCACCTGGTCGGTGTCCGGCAACCTGTCCATCTCCGGCGCGAATGGGGGCACTTCTGTGACGGTCACCACCTCCGGCTCCGGGCCCAGCGGGACTCTCACCGCCAATGTGGGGGGCTGCCTTGTCCTTTCCAAGTACATCTCCCCACCCACCCCGGCTGCGCCGGAGATATACGCCGAGTCGGAGGTGTATGCCTATACCTACCGGATCTACGTCTCGGCCGAGGAGATGCCCGGGGCGACCTCCTACAACTGGTACTGGGCGCCGGGACCGCCGGACGTGGTCATGTACGGCAACGGCACCAAGGACATGCGCTACTACACCGCCACGCCCGGCTCGTACTACCTGTACGTGGAGGTGCCCACCTCCTGCGGGACGGCCTACTCCAACCTGTTCGCCGTGCAGGTGCTGGGTGACCAGGAGTGGGGCTACTCCGTCCACCCCAACCCCTCTGATGAAAGGCTCACAGTGCAGACGCCGGCTCCCAACGAGGACTGGGTGACGGTGGAGGTGTACAACCTCTATGGGCAGCTGAAGAAGAAGGTACGGGCCAAGGGCCCTGCAATCGAGGTGATTACCGCTGACCTGCCTCCTGACCTCTATGTGCTGAGCATCAATGATGGCAGGAAGACGGTGAAACGGAGGATAGCGGTGCGCCGATGA
- a CDS encoding RHS repeat domain-containing protein has protein sequence MKHRYPLHLLRLVFLLTLTMSLSNRSSAQTPGTPMGVPVTPTGYGAVKSFTPSSPEMTAMQRYGDVPVSYNTGVPNIQIPLGELALKGFSWPIGLSYHAGGNKVEDFASSVGLGWTLGAGGFISTKVGGGGGQSVDRFMNLTTKVDYRQGFVSVCGPNGDNFTNLADIMEAENLIATGGLSKPDIFYLNTPSLSARFMQRDQQYFTVPVTDARIWSENGPDGHLVFYALDTQGNRYTFAKQAVSSSNMPGGALSLNPTYALTRVDTYLGEHLTFAYDTVSHHYRTQGQEMRQRMSDDNCEPCRTKLPKEYSQLNDLGYAHAVELVITEIVASNGKKVVFQYASRLDVQERERLEKVIFKEMRGGYYATLQEYELLAGYFGSGTAQTGNLRLKLTGLKKSGAQLPGLRHAAQEEYHQFEYDATQLPPRLSYDIDSMGFYNGGNGNASLLPSQSFRSSSFHNTKASVLEKITYPTGGSTSFAYELNTGGWGGLRVREIKDLDADGTVLKRRSFVYEEGSVNFVPFTAHTYFSFISETGTDCNLETTWSGGGLYRCPVIKEQSTPTYSLSAYFENSLGYCRVTEYLDGPDAGGQGLGGKTVYRYNTHIDYKGRTAVLNIPSTLTSKETFRRLPGGGYALVQSEDSFYEVPVDSGPNNSAIDSVYFSQPDGPRDVRLFYKEIEEVRPDMELVFEGTPDEPGLKFFVCFPRVYLQRDYRLDLVPLYLTKTVSRSYPDTATVPMKAETVYAYEPELVQPSAVSRLQSDSTVVTEYTKYSNSPVLPAGYSPAEQAAVQGLVAANVITPLWQRTEVGGVPTYERQVFYGAFPVPGQPSESKYHARRETLSPTGGPERRQMEVVAYDAQWNPVEILEDGVKRVSSVYTPRGEVAAQCADASHGEIAFSSFNGIGGSGFTVGAQPSYSTDAFASGSSLSMNGQSLSKQGLTAGKAYVLAGYRKGGAVSLSGGTATATRVGPPLPGGWEYFETEFTAGGASMTVTGAGLLDELRLHPRGTHMASFVYGDAIGMVTAKTDPNGLTVFFEYDAQGRLKLARDRQGNILKHYEYHLKEQAQ, from the coding sequence ATGAAACACCGCTACCCCCTCCACCTCCTGCGTCTCGTTTTCCTGCTCACGCTGACGATGTCATTGTCCAACCGCTCCTCCGCACAGACCCCGGGCACTCCCATGGGCGTGCCGGTCACGCCCACCGGGTACGGCGCGGTCAAGTCCTTCACGCCGTCCAGCCCGGAGATGACGGCCATGCAGCGCTACGGTGACGTGCCGGTGAGCTACAACACGGGGGTGCCCAACATCCAAATCCCGCTGGGCGAGCTTGCCCTGAAGGGGTTCTCCTGGCCCATTGGCCTGAGCTACCACGCGGGGGGGAACAAAGTGGAGGACTTCGCCTCCTCGGTGGGCCTTGGCTGGACGCTGGGCGCTGGCGGCTTCATCTCGACCAAGGTCGGTGGGGGAGGTGGGCAGTCGGTGGACCGCTTCATGAACCTCACTACGAAGGTGGATTACCGACAAGGGTTCGTCTCTGTCTGCGGACCCAACGGGGACAACTTCACCAACCTGGCAGACATCATGGAGGCCGAGAACCTAATCGCGACGGGGGGGCTGTCAAAACCCGACATCTTCTACCTCAACACGCCCAGCCTGAGCGCCCGTTTCATGCAGAGGGACCAGCAGTACTTCACGGTGCCCGTTACCGACGCCAGGATCTGGTCCGAGAACGGCCCCGACGGCCATCTGGTGTTCTATGCGCTGGACACGCAGGGGAACCGCTACACCTTCGCCAAGCAGGCGGTCTCCTCCAGTAACATGCCCGGAGGGGCGCTGAGCCTCAACCCGACCTACGCCCTCACCCGGGTTGACACGTACCTGGGCGAGCACCTCACCTTTGCCTACGACACGGTCAGCCACCACTACCGCACCCAAGGGCAGGAGATGCGGCAGCGGATGTCCGACGATAACTGCGAGCCCTGCAGGACTAAGCTCCCGAAGGAATACTCGCAGCTCAACGACCTCGGTTACGCCCACGCAGTAGAGCTAGTGATTACCGAGATAGTGGCCTCCAACGGCAAGAAGGTGGTCTTTCAATATGCTTCGCGTTTGGACGTGCAGGAGCGAGAGCGGCTGGAGAAGGTTATTTTCAAGGAGATGCGGGGAGGCTATTATGCCACTCTCCAGGAGTACGAGCTGCTCGCGGGCTATTTCGGCTCGGGGACCGCACAGACTGGGAACCTGAGGCTCAAGCTCACCGGGCTGAAGAAGTCCGGAGCGCAGCTCCCTGGTCTGCGGCACGCTGCCCAGGAGGAATACCACCAGTTCGAGTACGATGCCACCCAACTGCCACCAAGGCTCTCCTATGACATCGATAGCATGGGTTTCTACAACGGGGGCAACGGCAACGCCTCACTGCTGCCAAGCCAGTCGTTCAGGAGTTCCTCCTTCCATAACACAAAGGCGTCTGTCCTTGAGAAGATCACCTACCCGACCGGTGGGAGCACCTCCTTCGCCTACGAGCTCAACACGGGGGGGTGGGGCGGCCTCCGGGTGCGGGAGATAAAGGACTTGGACGCCGACGGGACAGTTCTCAAGAGGAGATCCTTCGTCTACGAGGAGGGGAGCGTGAACTTCGTCCCCTTCACGGCCCACACCTATTTCAGCTTCATCTCCGAGACCGGGACCGATTGCAATTTAGAGACTACATGGAGCGGCGGCGGGCTGTACCGGTGCCCGGTCATCAAGGAGCAGTCCACGCCCACTTACTCCCTCTCCGCCTACTTCGAGAACTCGCTGGGTTACTGCCGGGTGACCGAGTACCTCGACGGGCCAGATGCCGGGGGGCAGGGGCTGGGCGGCAAGACCGTCTACCGCTACAACACGCACATCGACTACAAGGGCCGAACCGCGGTGCTCAACATCCCCTCCACACTCACCTCCAAGGAGACTTTCCGCCGGCTGCCCGGCGGGGGGTACGCTCTCGTCCAGTCTGAGGACAGCTTCTACGAGGTCCCGGTTGACTCGGGCCCCAATAACTCTGCGATCGACTCGGTTTACTTCAGCCAGCCCGACGGCCCGCGGGACGTCCGCCTCTTCTACAAGGAGATCGAGGAAGTGAGGCCCGACATGGAGTTGGTGTTCGAGGGTACCCCCGACGAACCCGGCCTGAAGTTCTTCGTCTGCTTCCCGCGGGTGTACCTTCAGCGGGACTACCGGCTGGACCTGGTGCCCCTCTATCTGACCAAGACGGTCAGCAGGAGCTACCCGGACACCGCCACTGTGCCCATGAAGGCTGAGACGGTCTACGCCTACGAGCCGGAGCTGGTGCAGCCCTCCGCCGTGAGCAGGCTCCAGAGCGACAGCACGGTGGTGACGGAGTACACCAAGTACTCCAACTCCCCAGTGCTGCCGGCCGGGTACTCCCCGGCGGAACAGGCGGCGGTGCAGGGGCTGGTGGCGGCCAACGTCATCACCCCGCTCTGGCAGCGGACTGAGGTGGGCGGGGTGCCCACCTACGAGCGGCAGGTCTTCTACGGGGCCTTCCCCGTGCCCGGCCAGCCGAGCGAGAGCAAGTACCACGCGCGCCGGGAGACGCTCAGCCCCACGGGCGGGCCGGAGCGGCGGCAGATGGAGGTGGTGGCCTATGACGCCCAATGGAACCCCGTCGAGATCCTGGAGGACGGGGTCAAGCGGGTCTCCTCCGTTTACACCCCCCGGGGGGAGGTGGCGGCGCAGTGCGCGGACGCGTCCCACGGCGAGATCGCCTTCTCCTCCTTCAACGGGATAGGGGGCAGCGGCTTCACGGTGGGCGCCCAACCGAGCTACTCCACCGACGCCTTCGCCTCGGGCAGCTCCCTGAGCATGAACGGGCAGTCCCTCTCCAAGCAGGGGCTCACGGCGGGAAAGGCCTACGTGCTGGCCGGCTACCGCAAGGGCGGGGCCGTCTCCCTCTCAGGTGGCACCGCCACCGCGACGAGGGTCGGCCCGCCGCTGCCGGGGGGGTGGGAGTACTTCGAGACGGAGTTCACGGCGGGCGGCGCCTCCATGACGGTGACGGGCGCCGGGCTGTTGGACGAGCTGCGGCTCCACCCCAGGGGCACGCACATGGCCTCCTTCGTCTACGGGGACGCCATAGGCATGGTGACCGCGAAGACTGACCCGAACGGGCTGACGGTGTTCTTCGAGTACGACGCGCAGGGCCGGCTCAAGCTGGCCAGGGATCGGCAGGGCAACATCCTGAAACACTACGAATACCACCTGAAGGAGCAAGCGCAGTAA